From a single Phaenicophaeus curvirostris isolate KB17595 chromosome 8, BPBGC_Pcur_1.0, whole genome shotgun sequence genomic region:
- the LOC138723658 gene encoding E3 ubiquitin-protein ligase HECTD3-like codes for MRACGEAPHQALGRLRFVLQCSECFRRARALPAALCFVPREVQYKICKDPAAAPAARSLLSVWDSPGPARGARRAARGSIEVRKGGCLRATGEEFCNGAGLWVKLSREQLEEHPGCHDLEEGWVLVRESKEEKLVPVESMEKIQWKHVALGVDYKAPVSWEQVVDLTYTLRLGEKPVLIQQDEAAVQKFRFIPPGWSYKHDMELGRFLYDHRKKEVQCSDCIKEYISSIEVSSEADDCGVAHLTDNSADTCWESSGPAGKHWVRLSMKKGTIVKKLWLMLHMTFNAYIPRRVAVYGGAPNRLHHLRTVLINESSVRDVCILRDMNVHLPVLEIRFLECRDKGHDVRLRGINIKCFWEWDLIPNADDFQPAQLVRYPLLKGVDADVLYRRAQLIHRFVRALDSVLHYLIPFSEDSAGTFSAFRFMKPFLLLSNHRKAIVTHCLRSSESTAPQILPKLDINRYLAREHRNNPALDPSYRNTIFTQLYEGLRSPEINQPLDYRWPLSYSQWWECEFISEGICDNGGGFRDSLSDLSEELCPSSEDVPVPLPFFVRTSNQGNSSSNTRDAYVPNPSCNDFAKYEWIGQLMGAALRGNEFLVLALPALVWKQLAGEEISWSQDFATVDLELVKMLEVLEQVDREAFEVMFGRELTYTTVLSDQRVVELIPNGSSIVVRYEDRKEFIRLVQKARLEESKEQIAAIRAGLLSVVPQPVLDLLTWQQLERKICGDPVITMDKLKSFLTFEDCHPEDLQVQNFLEALNNFTSEDLSRFLKFVTGRRRLPVRITVYPAKSNPGELDLLPLASTCSCSFFLPEYSSVKTCEELLRYAVYHCLSIDTDRDPWDE; via the exons ATGCGGGCGTGCGGGGAGGCGCCGCACCAGGCGCTGGGCCGGCTGCGGTTCGTGCTGCAGTGCAGCGAGTGCTTCCGCCGCGCCCGGGCGCTGCCCGCCGCGCTCTGCTTCGTGCCGCGGGAGGTGCAGTACAAGATCTGCAAGgaccccgccgccgcccccgccgcccgcagCCTCCTCAGCGTCTGGGACAGCCCGGGGCCGGCGCGCGGCGCgaggcgggcggcgcggggcagCATCGAGGTGCGCAAGGGCGGCTGCCTCCGCGCCACCGGCGAGGAGTTCTGCAACGGCGCCGGGCTCTGGGTCAAGCTCAGCAGG gagcagctggaggagcacCCAGGCTGCCATGACCTGGAGGAGGGCTGGGTGCTGGTGCGGGAGTCTAAAGAAGAGAAGTTGGTGCCGGTGGAGTCCATGGAGAAGATCCAGTGGAAGCACGTAGCACTCGGGGTTGACTATAAAGCCCCGGTCAG TTGGGAACAAGTGGTGGACCTGACGTACACCCTGCGCCTGGGAGAGAAGCCCGTACTCATACAGCAGGATGAAGCCGCAGTGCAGAAGTTTCG GTTCATACCCCCAGGCTGGAGTTACAAGCATGACATGGAGCTGGGGCGCTTCCTGTACGATCACCGTAAGAAAGAGGTGCAGTGCAGTGACTGCATCAAGGAGTACATCAGCAGCATTGAGGTTTCCTCAGAAGCG GATGACTGTGGTGTGGCCCATCTCACCGACAACAGTGCAGACACCTGCTGGGAGAGCAGTGGGCCCGCGGGGAAGCATTGGGTGCGGCTCAGCATGAAGAAGGGCACCATTGTCAA gaagctgtggctgaTGCTGCACATGACGTTCAATGCCTATATACCCAGGCGGGTGGCTGTGTATGGGGGGGCACCGAACAGGCTGCACCACCTGAGAACCGTCCTAATTAATGA GAGCAGTGTCCGGGATGTCTGCATCCTCCGTGACATGAACGTCCACCTGCCAGTGCTGGAGATCCGCTTCTTGGAGTGCCGGG ACAAAGGGCATGATGTCCGCCTACGAGGAATTAACATCAAGTGCTTCTGGGAGTGGGACCTGATCCCCAATGCTGACGACTTCCAGCCAGCCCAGCTGGTACGCTACCCTCTCCTGAAAGGGGTGGATGCCGACGTGCTGTACCGACGGGCTCAGCTTATTCACAG GTTCGTCCGTGCCCTGGACAGTGTCCTGCATTACCTGATCCCCTTCTCTGAGGACAGTGCTGGCACCTTCAGTGCATTCAGG TTCATGAAGCCGTTCCTGCTGCTGTCCAATCACAGGAAAGCCATCGTGACCCACTGTCTCCGGTCCTCGGAGAGCACTGCCCCTCAGATCCTGCCAAAGCTGGATATCAACCGGTACCTGGCCCGGGAGCACCGTAACAACCCCGCGCTGGACCCCAGCTACAGGAACACTATCTTCACTCAG CTGTATGAAGGCCTCAGATCTCCTGAGATCAATCAGCCCCTGGACTACAG GTGGCCCCTGAGCTACAGCCAGTGGTGGGAATGCGAGTTCATCTCCGAGGGCATCTGTGACAATG GTGGTGGTTTTCGGGACAGTCTGTCGGATCTGTCAGAGGAGCTGTGTCCCAGCTCCGAAGATGTCCCCGTGCCCCTGCCCTTCTTCGTGCGCACCTCCAACCAG GGTAACAGCAGCAGTAACACCAGGGATGCATATGTCCCTAACCCCTCCTGCAACGACTTTGCCAAGTACGAGTGGATCGGGCAGCTaatgggagcagccctgaggggCAACGAGTTTTTG GTCCTGGCTTTGCCGGCACTGGTGTGGAAGCAGCTGGCAGGGGAGGAGATTAGCTGGAGCCAGGACTTTGCCACCGTGGACTTGGAGCTG GTGAAGatgctggaggtgctggagcaggtggacAGGGAAGCCTTTGAGGTCATGTTTGGCAGAGAGCTGACCTACACGACGGTGCTGAGTGATCAGCGTGTGGTGGAGCTGATCCCCAATGGCAGCAGCATCGTGGTGCGCTATGAGGACCGCAAGGAGTTCATCCGCCTGGTGCAGAAAGCTCGGCTGGAGGAGAGCAAGGAGCAG ATCGCAGCCATCCGTGCTGGGCTGCTCAGCGTGGTGCCCCAGCCCGTGCTGGACCTGCTCacctggcagcagctggagaggaaGATCTGTGGGGACCCTGTGATCACGATGGACAAACTGAAGAGTTTCC TCACCTTTGAGGACTGTCACCCTGAAGACTTACAGGTCCAGAACTTCTTGGAGGCCCTCAACAATTTCACCAGTG AGGATCTCAGCCGCTTCCTAAAGTTTGTCACTGGCCGGAGACGCCTGCCAGTTCGGATCACCGTCTACCCAGCAAAATCGAA CCCGGGCGAATTGGACCTGTTGCCACTGGCCTCCACGTGCTCCTGCAGCTTCTTCTTGCCGGAGTATTCCTC GGTCAAGACTTGCGAGGAGCTGCTGCGTTACGCTGTGTACCACTGCCTGTCCATCGACACCGACAGAGACCCCTGGGATGAATGA